From Camelina sativa cultivar DH55 chromosome 7, Cs, whole genome shotgun sequence, one genomic window encodes:
- the LOC104703507 gene encoding ABC transporter G family member 32 yields MKQNAFIYVFKFVQVIIFALITMTVFCRTTMHHKTIDDGNIYLGSLYFSMVIILFNGFTEVPMLVAKLPVLYKHRDLHFYPSWAYTLPSWLLSIPTSIIESATWVAVTYYTIGYDPLFSRFLQQFLLYFSLHQMSLGLFRVMGSLGRHMIVANTFGSFAMLVVMTLGGFIISRDSIPSWWIWGYWVSPLMYAQNAASVNEFLGHNWQKSAGNHTSDSLGLALLKERSLFSGNYWYWIGIGALLGYTVVFNILFTLFLAHLNPWGKFQAVVSREELDEREKKRKGDDEFVVELREYLQHSGSIHGKYFKNRGMVLPFQPLSLSFSNINYYVDVPLGLKEQGILEDRLQLLVNITGAFRPSVLTALVGVSGAGKTTLMDVLAGRKTGGTIEGDVYISGFPKRQETFARISGYCEQNDVHSPCLTVVESLLFSACLRLPADIDSETQRAFVHEVMELVELTSLSGALVGLPGVDGLSTEQRKRLTIAVELVANPSIVFMDEPTSGLDARAAAIVMRTVRNIVNTGRTIVCTIHQPSIDIFESFDELLFMKRGGELIYAGPLGQKSCELVKYFESIEGVQKIKPGHNPAAWMLDVTSSTEEHRLGVDFAEIYRNSNLCQRNKELIEVLSKPSNTAKEVEFPTRYSQSLYSQFVACLWKQNLSYWRNPQYTAVRFFYTVIISLMLGTICWKFGSKRDTQQQLFNAMGSMYAAVLFIGITNATAAQPVVSIERFVSYRERAAGMYSALPFAFAQVFIEFPYVLAQSTIYSSIFYAMAAFEWSAVKFLWYLFFMYFSIMYFTFYGMMTTAITPNHNVASIIAAPFYMLWNLFSGFMIPYKRIPLWWRWYYWANPVAWTLYGLLVSQYGDDERRVKLSDGIHQVMVKQLLEDVMGYKHDFLGVSAIMVVAFCVFFSLVFAFAIKAFNFQRR; encoded by the exons ATGAAGCAAAAtgcatttatttatgtgttcaAGTTTGTTCAGGTTATTATTTT TGCCTTAATCACAATGACTGTCTTTTGCCGGACAACAATGCACCACAAGACTATTGATGATGGCAACATATATCTTGGGTCGCTTTACTTTTCCATGGTTATCATTCTCTTTAACGGATTCACCGAGGTTCCAATGCTAGTAGCCAAGCTTCCTGTTCTTTATAAGCACAGAGACTTACATTTTTACCCAAGCTGGGCTTATACATTACCTTCCTGGCTTTTGAGTATCCCTACTTCAATTATAGAATCAGCAACATGGGTGGCAGTAACATATTATACAATTGGATATGATCCTCTTTTCTCCag GTTTCTTCAGCAGTTCTTGCTGTATTTCTCTCTGCATCAGATGTCCTTGGGTCTTTTCCGCGTTATGGGTTCTTTAGGCCGACATATGATAGTTGCCAATACGTTTGGGTCCTTTGCAATGCTGGTGGTCATGACGCTTGGAGGATTTATAATATCCAGAG ATAGCATACCAAGCTGGTGGATTTGGGGTTACTGGGTTTCTCCTTTGATGTATGCTCAAAACGCAGCTTCCGTGAATGAGTTTCTTGGCCATAATTGGCAAAAG AGTGCTGGGAATCATACCAGCGACTCTCTTGGTTTGGCATTGTTGAAAGAAAGAAGTTTGTTCTCTGGGAACTACTGGTATTGGATCGGTATCGGTGCCTTGCTTGGATACACAGTTGTATTCAATATACTATTTACGCTGTTCCTAGCACATCTCAACC CTTGGGGCAAGTTTCAAGCTGTTGTATCCAGAGAAGAGTTGgatgagagagaaaagaaaaggaaaggtgatgatgagtttgttgtGGAACTAAGAGAGTACTTGCAGCATTCAGGCTCAATACATG GAAAATATTTCAAGAACCGAGGCATGGTTCTCCCGTTTCAACCACTATCATTGTCTTTCAGCAATATCAACTACTATGTGGATGTTCCCTTG GGACTAAAAGAACAAGGGATACTAGAAGACAGGTTGCAGCTACTTGTGAATATTACTGGAGCTTTTAGACCGAGTGTTCTTACAGCATTGGTGGGAGTAAGTGGTGCGGGTAAAACAACGCTCATGGATGTTTTAGCTGGAAGAAAAACCGGAGGAACTATAGAAGGCGATGTGTACATATCTGGTTTTCCCAAAAGGCAGGAAACGTTTGCAAGAATTTCAGGTTACTGTGAGCAGAACGATGTTCATTCTCCATGCCTAACTGTTGTTGAATCTCTACTTTTCTCGGCATGCCTTCGTTTACCAGCTGACATTGACTCAGAAACACAAAGG GCGTTTGTTCATGAGGTGATGGAGCTAGTGGAGCTGACCTCTTTGAGCGGGGCATTGGTCGGTCTCCCTGGAGTTGATGGCTTATCAACTGAACAGAGGAAAAGGCTAACAATTGCTGTTGAGCTAGTTGCGAACCCTTCTATAGTATTCATGGATGAGCCAACTTCAGGGTTGGATGCCAGAGCAGCTGCCATTGTGATGAGGACTGTAAGAAATATTGTTAACACAGGGCGAACCATCGTCTGCACGATTCATCAGCCTAGCATCGATATTTTTGAGTCATTTGACGAG CTTTTGTTCATGAAACGTGGTGGAGAGCTCATATATGCTGGTCCACTTGGTCAAAAATCATGTGAACTTGTCAAGTATTTTGAG TCAATTGAAGGAGTGCAAAAGATCAAACCTGGCCATAATCCGGCAGCGTGGATGCTTGACGTCACCTCTTCCACTGAAGAACACCGTCTTGGAGTTGATTTTGCTGAAATTTACAGGAATTCAAATCTGTGTCA ACGCAACAAGGAGCTGATCGAAGTCCTCAGCAAGCCAAGTAATACTGCAAAAGAAGTCGAGTTTCCGACCAGATACTCTCAGTCACTCTATAGTCAGTTTGTTGCTTGTCTGTGGAAACAAAACCTCTCATACTGGCGAAACCCACAATACACTGCAGTTCGGTTCTTCTACACTGTGATTATCTCTTTGATGCTTGGAACCATATGTTGGAAATTTGGctcaaaaag GGACACCCAACAACAATTATTTAATGCAATGGGATCGATGTATGCGGCAGTTCTCTTCATTGGAATCACCAATGCAACCGCTGCACAGCCTGTTGTCTCCATAGAAAGATTTGTTTCATATCGCGAGAGAGCAGCAGGAATGTACTCGGCACTTCCCTTTGCATTTGCACAG GTGTTTATAGAGTTTCCATACGTGCTAGCACAATCCACAATATACAGCAGTATATTCTATGCCATGGCCGCGTTTGAATGGTCAGCGGTGAAGTTCTTGTGGTACTTATTCTTCATGTACTTTTCGATAATGTACTTCACCTTCTACGGGATGATGACAACAGCAATCACCCCAAACCACAACGTTGCCTCAATCATAGCAGCACCTTTCTACATGCTCTGGAACCTATTCAGTGGCTTCATGATACCATATAAG AGGATTCCACTGTGGTGGAGATGGTACTACTGGGCAAACCCGGTGGCGTGGACACTGTATGGACTATTGGTATCTCAGTATGGAGATGATGAGAGAAGGGTGAAACTCTCAGATGGTATCCATCAAGTGATGGTGAAACAACTGCTTGAGGATGTAATGGGATACAAACATGACTTCTTAGGAGTCTCTGCTATAATGGTGGTGGCCTTTTGCGTCTTCTTCTCCCTTGTCTTTGCTTTCGCCATTAAAGCCTTCAATTTCCAgagaagatga